In the Burkholderia cenocepacia genome, one interval contains:
- a CDS encoding MgtC/SapB family protein, translating into MLSNLELVMRLVLAAALGSVIGFERERLSWAAGLRTHMLVCVGSTLIMIVSAFGFADVLGTSDHVVLDPSRIAAQVVSGIGFLGAGSILLRGEIVRGLTTAASLWSVAAIGLAVGGGLYVASISATIIILIILAGIKPLERRYFTVRQRRQLALTVASGTLTFDSLHAALGPDSARVKQFIVQRADDTGEQDEVRIALARVSELEYKAICAKLRALPGVTRFDGGNGLAGDE; encoded by the coding sequence ATGCTCAGCAACCTGGAACTCGTGATGCGGCTCGTTCTCGCGGCGGCGCTCGGCAGCGTCATCGGCTTCGAGCGGGAGCGCCTGTCGTGGGCGGCCGGCCTGCGCACGCACATGCTGGTGTGCGTCGGCTCGACGCTGATCATGATCGTGTCGGCGTTCGGTTTCGCCGACGTGCTCGGCACCAGCGACCACGTCGTGCTCGATCCGTCGCGGATCGCCGCGCAGGTCGTGTCGGGCATCGGCTTCCTCGGCGCGGGCTCGATCCTGCTGCGCGGCGAGATCGTGCGCGGGCTGACGACGGCCGCGAGCCTGTGGTCGGTCGCCGCGATCGGCCTGGCGGTGGGCGGCGGGCTCTATGTCGCGTCGATTTCCGCGACGATCATCATCCTGATCATCCTGGCCGGCATCAAGCCGCTGGAGCGGCGCTATTTCACGGTGCGCCAGCGGCGCCAGCTCGCGTTGACGGTCGCGAGCGGCACGCTGACGTTCGATTCGCTGCACGCGGCGCTCGGCCCGGACAGTGCGCGCGTGAAGCAGTTCATCGTGCAGCGTGCCGACGACACGGGGGAGCAGGACGAGGTGCGCATCGCGCTGGCGCGCGTGTCGGAACTCGAATACAAGGCCATCTGCGCCAAGCTGCGCGCGCTGCCGGGCGTCACGCGCTTCGACGGCGGGAACGGGCTGGCGGGCGACGAATAG
- a CDS encoding AGE family epimerase/isomerase: MSVSDSASAQAAQLRHHFAHVVLPIWRGSGFDSALQLPFEAVDPATHAPLPVTRYRAMACARQLFVFAQAGDTAHAATLFDALCRHFRDPRHGGWIYSVDAQGAPLDTTKDLYTHAFIVFACAAWHAASGAAAARTVAEETAALIQDRFAPRHGDALLDAARDADFSSSGSGALQNPLMHLTEAWLAAADAFGDPAFDDALARTAQAVERTFVDAATGCVAELPLGAADNRFEPGHQFEWFYLVDAAGARLAQTGLPAALSRAFAFAEQYGVDPQTGGVCAALDARGACIDGTQRIWAQTEYLRALATHGGTPASAPLARQIERFAARFLHPRGWFECKTADGQVSRADMPSTTPYHLATAYAALPTGS, encoded by the coding sequence ATGTCCGTTTCCGACTCCGCTTCCGCCCAGGCCGCCCAGCTGCGCCACCATTTCGCGCACGTCGTCTTGCCGATCTGGCGGGGTTCAGGGTTCGACTCGGCGTTGCAATTGCCGTTCGAGGCCGTCGATCCGGCCACCCACGCGCCGCTGCCCGTGACCCGTTATCGCGCAATGGCGTGCGCAAGGCAACTCTTCGTGTTCGCGCAGGCCGGCGACACCGCGCACGCGGCCACGCTGTTCGACGCGCTGTGCCGGCACTTTCGCGACCCGCGCCACGGCGGCTGGATCTACAGCGTCGATGCGCAGGGCGCGCCGCTCGATACGACCAAGGATCTCTATACGCACGCGTTCATCGTGTTCGCGTGCGCCGCGTGGCATGCGGCGTCGGGCGCCGCCGCCGCGCGCACGGTGGCCGAGGAAACCGCCGCGCTGATCCAGGACCGCTTCGCGCCGCGCCACGGCGACGCGTTGCTCGATGCCGCGCGCGATGCCGATTTCTCGTCATCCGGCAGCGGTGCGCTGCAGAATCCGCTGATGCACCTGACCGAAGCGTGGCTCGCGGCCGCCGATGCGTTCGGCGACCCGGCATTCGACGATGCGCTCGCGCGCACCGCGCAGGCCGTCGAGCGCACGTTCGTCGATGCGGCGACCGGCTGCGTGGCCGAGCTGCCGCTCGGCGCGGCCGACAACCGTTTCGAGCCCGGCCATCAGTTCGAGTGGTTCTATCTGGTCGATGCGGCCGGTGCGCGGCTCGCGCAGACCGGGCTGCCCGCCGCGCTGTCGCGCGCGTTCGCGTTCGCCGAGCAATACGGCGTCGATCCGCAGACGGGCGGCGTGTGCGCGGCGCTCGACGCTCGAGGCGCATGCATCGACGGCACGCAGCGGATCTGGGCGCAGACCGAATACCTGCGCGCGCTCGCGACGCACGGCGGCACGCCGGCCTCCGCGCCGCTCGCACGCCAGATCGAACGGTTCGCCGCGCGCTTCCTGCATCCGCGCGGCTGGTTCGAATGCAAGACGGCGGACGGACAGGTGTCGCGCGCCGACATGCCGTCGACGACGCCCTATCACCTCGCGACCGCCTACGCGGCGCTGCCGACCGGTTCGTAA
- a CDS encoding PaaI family thioesterase, translating to MTDITDHARGALRAQPFSMLLGTELMHIGDNEVSLCLPVREELRQQHGFVHGGVISYLADNALTFAGALVLGPRVITAEYKINYLRPAVNGTLVARAKLVYAGRHQATCQCHVFVIDGDHERLVAIAQGTINRVGDGKMPDAPVETA from the coding sequence ATGACCGACATCACGGACCACGCGCGCGGCGCATTGCGCGCGCAACCGTTCAGCATGCTGCTAGGCACGGAGCTGATGCATATCGGCGACAACGAAGTGTCGCTGTGTCTGCCGGTGCGCGAGGAATTGCGGCAGCAGCACGGTTTCGTGCACGGCGGCGTCATCAGCTATCTCGCGGACAACGCGTTGACGTTCGCCGGCGCGCTCGTGCTCGGCCCGCGCGTGATCACCGCCGAATACAAGATCAACTACCTGCGGCCGGCCGTGAACGGCACGCTCGTCGCCCGCGCGAAGCTCGTCTACGCGGGCCGGCACCAGGCGACCTGCCAGTGCCACGTGTTCGTCATCGACGGCGATCACGAGCGGCTCGTCGCGATCGCGCAAGGCACGATCAACCGCGTCGGCGACGGCAAGATGCCGGATGCGCCGGTGGAAACGGCGTGA
- a CDS encoding type II toxin-antitoxin system RelE family toxin, which produces MRDQFKAKLAERLEHPRIPSAKLHGHPDRYKIKLRGVGYRLVYEVRDAEVIVLVVAVGRRERDAVYLAEMKR; this is translated from the coding sequence GTGCGCGATCAATTCAAGGCCAAGCTCGCCGAGCGGCTCGAGCATCCTCGTATCCCGTCAGCCAAATTGCATGGCCACCCGGATCGCTACAAGATCAAGCTGCGCGGTGTCGGTTATCGCCTCGTCTACGAAGTGCGCGACGCGGAAGTCATCGTGCTGGTGGTCGCGGTGGGCCGCCGCGAGCGTGATGCGGTCTATCTGGCTGAGATGAAACGCTAG
- a CDS encoding type II toxin-antitoxin system Phd/YefM family antitoxin produces the protein MPHTILASVTASVSELKRNPMGTVAAGEGFPVAILNRNEPAFYCIPAKTWEAMVERLEDTDDNAMADSRAREKIVKVNLNGL, from the coding sequence ATGCCTCACACCATTCTGGCTAGCGTGACGGCTAGCGTCTCGGAGCTGAAGCGGAATCCGATGGGAACCGTTGCCGCGGGCGAGGGTTTTCCGGTCGCCATCCTGAATCGCAACGAACCCGCGTTCTACTGCATTCCAGCGAAGACGTGGGAGGCGATGGTCGAACGCCTGGAAGACACCGACGACAATGCGATGGCCGATTCGCGCGCCAGGGAGAAGATCGTCAAGGTCAATTTGAATGGCCTTTGA
- a CDS encoding CoA transferase → MATGDVPVATGNVYGAIAPYGVYPCKDKPVATGAGNNRTFARLVDALGVPELARDPRFATNAQRVAHRKALDTLLGQLTAELQADEVVERLMHAGVATGPVNTVADAFGHPQTARNAMFVDTDTYTGAGIPAKLSRTPGSIRRPPQPFAADTDAVLDAFGIDAARRDALRQAGVLHDTRADVAGSAS, encoded by the coding sequence ATGGCGACCGGCGACGTGCCCGTCGCGACCGGCAACGTGTACGGCGCGATCGCGCCATACGGCGTCTATCCGTGCAAGGACAAACCGGTTGCGACCGGCGCCGGCAACAACCGCACGTTCGCGCGGCTCGTCGACGCGCTCGGCGTGCCCGAGCTGGCGCGCGATCCACGCTTCGCGACCAATGCGCAGCGCGTCGCGCATCGCAAGGCGCTCGACACGCTGCTCGGCCAGCTGACCGCCGAACTGCAGGCGGACGAGGTCGTCGAGCGGCTGATGCACGCCGGCGTCGCGACGGGACCGGTGAACACCGTGGCCGATGCGTTCGGCCATCCGCAGACGGCGCGCAACGCGATGTTCGTCGACACCGATACGTACACCGGCGCGGGCATCCCCGCCAAGCTGTCCCGCACGCCTGGATCGATACGCCGGCCACCCCAGCCGTTCGCCGCCGACACCGACGCCGTGCTCGACGCATTCGGGATCGACGCGGCACGCCGCGACGCGCTGCGGCAAGCCGGCGTGCTGCACGACACGCGGGCGGACGTGGCCGGGAGCGCGTCATGA
- a CDS encoding enoyl-CoA hydratase/isomerase family protein — translation MTTPRFSSPARDDAPSILRDDADGIAWLTIHRPHVANALSAEAIRRLCDELVTLDDNPSIRVIVIRGAGERAFSAGVDLGDPEIRGMQPMRGLARNVHELILELRKPTIAAINGYAIGGGCEIALACDLRIAADHATFALPEARVGMGANFASVLLPRMLPRAIAMELLFTGRRFDTDEAQRAGLLNRVVPGAALDDTVRELAQTIAANAPLTIRRIKETATRSQGLPVAAALRLDVGPDVYASEDRIEGARAFLEKRKPVFKGR, via the coding sequence ATGACCACCCCGCGCTTTTCTTCACCGGCGCGCGACGATGCCCCGTCGATCCTGCGCGACGACGCCGACGGCATCGCGTGGCTGACGATCCATCGCCCGCACGTCGCCAATGCGCTGTCCGCCGAAGCGATCCGCCGCCTGTGCGACGAACTCGTCACGCTCGACGACAACCCGTCGATTCGCGTCATCGTGATCCGCGGCGCGGGCGAACGCGCATTCAGCGCGGGCGTCGATCTCGGCGACCCCGAGATCCGCGGAATGCAGCCGATGCGCGGACTCGCACGCAACGTGCACGAGCTGATCCTGGAGCTGCGCAAGCCGACCATCGCGGCCATCAACGGCTACGCGATCGGCGGCGGCTGCGAAATCGCGCTCGCGTGCGACCTGCGGATCGCCGCCGATCACGCGACCTTCGCGCTGCCCGAAGCGCGAGTCGGCATGGGTGCGAACTTCGCGAGCGTGCTGCTGCCGCGCATGTTGCCGCGCGCGATCGCGATGGAGCTGCTGTTCACGGGCCGCCGCTTCGACACGGACGAAGCGCAACGCGCCGGCCTGCTCAACCGCGTCGTGCCCGGCGCCGCGCTCGACGACACCGTGCGCGAGCTCGCGCAGACGATCGCCGCGAACGCGCCGCTCACGATCCGCCGCATCAAGGAAACCGCGACGCGCAGCCAGGGGCTGCCGGTGGCCGCCGCGCTGCGGCTGGACGTCGGCCCCGACGTCTACGCGAGCGAGGACCGGATCGAGGGCGCCCGCGCGTTTCTCGAGAAGCGCAAGCCGGTGTTCAAGGGACGCTGA
- a CDS encoding porin, which translates to MRQSGGGASTSRFGLTGVEDLGGGTSTKFVLESGFSPADGSFQGGTLFYRRAYVSLQNTRYGDLRLGRQYTPAFYVVYDGDPFGLNERLSPLALRRHVDGHDHEQHDAADSASTRRRRT; encoded by the coding sequence ATGCGGCAAAGCGGCGGTGGCGCGTCGACGAGCCGCTTCGGCCTGACGGGCGTCGAGGATCTCGGCGGCGGCACGTCGACGAAATTCGTGCTGGAAAGCGGCTTCTCGCCGGCCGACGGATCGTTCCAGGGCGGCACGCTGTTCTACCGGCGGGCGTACGTGTCGCTGCAGAACACGCGCTACGGCGACCTGCGGCTCGGCCGGCAATACACGCCCGCGTTCTACGTCGTGTACGACGGCGATCCGTTCGGACTCAACGAACGGCTGTCGCCGCTCGCGCTGCGGCGCCACGTCGACGGACACGATCACGAGCAACACGACGCCGCCGATTCCGCTTCAACCAGGCGGCGTCGTACCTGA
- a CDS encoding acyl-CoA dehydrogenase family protein has protein sequence MNFELELELEHRMIRDLVARFVKDELIPLEAAVMAREADGQRFGLLADERAHLDGRSRQLGLWGLDAPLAAGGSDLPAVAMVGVNEAIGTTVTPYILPPDSPNLRMLCDAADAAQRARYLDPYARGATRAAMAISEPGAGSDPGALSTTAVRDGDGWVLNGRKIWISHAAEADWTIVMALTDRSKGKRGGMSAFIVDRDTPGFVIERRIPMIGGLSTYEIVLEDCRIPGAQLLGREGAGFAPMQSRLANRRLEMAAWCIGRAERAVALLCDHAKQRTTFGVPLAERQAVQWWVADALTQIHACRLMTYEAAARVDAGQDARTQISMVKVFATEMASTVIDHAMQTLGAMGMTKEMPLQQMASEARLMRIFEGPTEVHRWVVARSVL, from the coding sequence ATGAATTTCGAACTCGAACTCGAACTCGAACACCGGATGATCCGCGACCTCGTCGCGCGTTTCGTGAAGGACGAACTGATTCCGCTCGAAGCGGCGGTGATGGCGCGCGAGGCCGACGGCCAGCGCTTCGGGCTGCTCGCCGACGAACGTGCGCACCTCGACGGACGCTCCCGGCAACTCGGCCTGTGGGGACTCGACGCGCCGCTCGCCGCGGGCGGCTCGGATCTGCCGGCCGTCGCGATGGTCGGCGTGAACGAGGCGATCGGCACGACCGTGACCCCGTACATCCTGCCGCCCGACTCGCCGAACCTGCGGATGCTGTGCGATGCGGCCGACGCGGCGCAGCGCGCGCGCTATCTCGACCCGTACGCACGCGGCGCCACGCGTGCCGCGATGGCGATCTCCGAGCCGGGCGCCGGCTCCGATCCGGGCGCGCTGTCGACGACCGCCGTGCGCGACGGCGACGGCTGGGTGCTGAACGGCCGGAAGATCTGGATCAGCCACGCGGCCGAAGCCGACTGGACGATCGTGATGGCGCTGACCGATCGCAGCAAGGGCAAGCGCGGCGGCATGTCGGCGTTCATCGTCGATCGCGACACGCCGGGTTTCGTCATCGAACGCCGGATTCCGATGATCGGCGGGCTGTCGACCTACGAAATCGTGCTGGAAGACTGCCGCATTCCCGGCGCGCAACTGCTGGGCCGGGAAGGCGCCGGCTTCGCGCCGATGCAGTCGCGGCTCGCGAACCGGCGGCTGGAGATGGCCGCGTGGTGCATCGGCCGCGCCGAACGCGCGGTCGCGCTCCTGTGCGACCATGCGAAACAGCGCACGACCTTCGGCGTGCCGCTCGCGGAGCGCCAGGCGGTCCAGTGGTGGGTCGCCGACGCGCTCACGCAGATCCACGCATGCCGCCTGATGACTTACGAAGCGGCCGCGCGCGTGGATGCCGGGCAGGATGCACGCACGCAGATCTCGATGGTCAAGGTGTTCGCGACCGAAATGGCGTCGACCGTCATCGATCATGCGATGCAGACGCTCGGCGCGATGGGCATGACGAAGGAAATGCCGTTGCAGCAGATGGCCAGCGAGGCGCGGCTGATGCGCATCTTCGAAGGTCCGACCGAGGTGCACCGTTGGGTCGTCGCACGCAGCGTGCTCTGA
- a CDS encoding alpha/beta hydrolase, with the protein MNTLPLVDPEIRPLLETWPTVTLSADNLAQSRQRVLPLPPPDPAGSTLERRTVPGPAGAPDVPVLVYLPDGHARPLPAIVHMHGGGYVRGAAKELEAVHRLLVTQLGCALISIDYRLAPETVFPGAIEDCYAALAWVFRHADTLGIDAARIGVAGESAGGGLAAALALLARDRGEFRLAFQHLIYPMLDDRTCTRPPHPHAGEFIWHAANNRFGWTSLLGHAPGIDGVSPYAAAARATRLDGLPPTFLSVGSLDLFLDENLDYAQRLLRAGVPTELHVLPGGVHGFDIVPGARVSETARRLSHDALRRFLHG; encoded by the coding sequence TTGAACACCCTGCCTCTCGTCGATCCCGAAATCCGCCCGCTGCTCGAGACCTGGCCGACCGTCACGCTCAGCGCCGACAACCTCGCACAGTCGCGCCAGCGCGTGCTGCCGCTGCCGCCGCCCGACCCGGCCGGCAGCACGCTCGAACGCCGCACGGTACCCGGCCCGGCCGGCGCGCCGGACGTCCCGGTCCTCGTCTATTTGCCCGACGGCCACGCGCGCCCGCTCCCGGCGATCGTCCACATGCACGGCGGCGGCTACGTGCGCGGCGCGGCGAAGGAGCTCGAAGCGGTGCACCGGTTGCTCGTCACACAACTCGGCTGCGCGCTGATCTCGATCGACTATCGCCTCGCGCCGGAAACGGTGTTTCCCGGCGCGATCGAAGACTGCTACGCGGCGCTCGCATGGGTGTTCCGTCACGCCGACACGCTCGGCATCGACGCCGCGCGGATCGGCGTGGCGGGCGAAAGCGCGGGCGGCGGACTGGCCGCCGCGCTGGCGCTGCTGGCCCGCGACCGCGGCGAATTCCGGCTTGCGTTCCAGCACCTGATCTATCCGATGCTCGACGACCGCACCTGCACGCGCCCGCCGCATCCGCATGCCGGCGAATTCATCTGGCATGCGGCCAACAACCGGTTCGGCTGGACCTCGCTGCTCGGTCACGCGCCGGGCATCGACGGCGTGTCCCCGTACGCGGCGGCCGCGCGCGCCACGCGGCTCGACGGCCTGCCGCCCACGTTCCTGTCGGTCGGCTCGCTCGACCTGTTCCTCGACGAAAATCTCGACTATGCGCAGCGCCTGCTGCGCGCGGGCGTGCCGACCGAACTGCACGTGCTGCCCGGCGGCGTACACGGATTCGACATCGTGCCCGGCGCGCGGGTCTCGGAAACGGCGCGCCGCCTCAGCCACGACGCGCTGCGCCGCTTCCTGCACGGCTGA
- the prpF gene encoding 2-methylaconitate cis-trans isomerase PrpF, producing MAHIPQIRIPATYMRGGTSKGVFFRLQDLPDAAQAPGAARDALLLRVIGSPDPYGKQIDGMGGATSSTSKTVIVSKSTRPGHDVDYLFGQVAIDKAFVDWTGNCGNLSAAVGPFAISGGLVDPARVPRDGVATVRIWQANIGKTIVAHVPITNGAVQETGDFELDGVTFPAAEVQLEFMDPAAEEEGAGGSMFPTGNLVDDLAVPGIGTLKATMINAGIPTIFVDAEAIGYTGTELQDAINGDPKALDKFETIRAHGALRMGLIDTLDEIATRQHTPKIAFVAKPADYVASSGKRVNAGDVDLLVRAMSMGKLHHAMMGTAAVAIGTAAAIPGTLVNLAAGGGERNAVRFGHPSGTLRVGAEARRENGEWTVTKAIMSRSARVLMEGWVRVPGDAF from the coding sequence ATGGCTCACATTCCTCAAATCAGGATTCCCGCGACCTACATGCGCGGCGGCACCAGCAAGGGCGTGTTCTTCCGGCTGCAGGACCTGCCGGACGCCGCTCAGGCGCCGGGCGCCGCGCGCGACGCGCTGCTGCTGCGCGTGATCGGCAGCCCCGACCCGTACGGCAAGCAGATCGACGGGATGGGCGGCGCGACGTCGTCCACCAGCAAGACGGTGATCGTGTCGAAGAGCACGCGGCCGGGGCACGACGTCGACTACCTGTTCGGTCAGGTCGCGATCGATAAGGCGTTCGTCGACTGGACCGGCAACTGCGGCAACCTGTCGGCGGCGGTCGGCCCGTTCGCGATCAGCGGCGGGTTGGTCGATCCGGCGCGCGTGCCGCGCGATGGCGTCGCGACCGTGCGGATCTGGCAGGCGAACATCGGCAAGACGATCGTGGCGCACGTGCCGATCACGAACGGTGCGGTGCAGGAGACGGGCGATTTCGAACTGGACGGCGTCACGTTCCCGGCCGCCGAAGTGCAGCTCGAATTCATGGACCCGGCCGCCGAGGAAGAAGGCGCGGGCGGCTCGATGTTCCCGACCGGCAACCTTGTCGACGACCTGGCCGTGCCGGGTATCGGCACGCTGAAGGCGACGATGATCAACGCGGGCATCCCGACGATCTTCGTCGACGCGGAAGCGATCGGCTACACGGGCACCGAGCTGCAGGACGCGATCAACGGCGACCCGAAGGCGCTCGACAAATTCGAGACGATCCGCGCGCATGGCGCACTGCGCATGGGCCTGATCGACACGCTCGACGAAATCGCGACGCGGCAGCACACGCCGAAGATCGCGTTCGTCGCGAAGCCGGCCGATTACGTCGCGTCGAGCGGCAAGCGCGTGAACGCGGGCGACGTCGACCTGCTGGTGCGCGCGATGTCGATGGGCAAGCTGCACCACGCGATGATGGGCACGGCGGCGGTCGCGATCGGCACGGCCGCGGCGATCCCCGGCACGCTGGTCAATCTCGCGGCGGGCGGCGGCGAACGCAACGCGGTGCGCTTCGGGCATCCGTCGGGCACGCTGCGCGTGGGGGCGGAAGCGCGGCGGGAGAACGGCGAATGGACCGTCACGAAGGCGATCATGAGCCGCAGCGCGCGCGTGCTGATGGAAGGCTGGGTGCGGGTGCCGGGGGATGCGTTCTGA
- the acnD gene encoding Fe/S-dependent 2-methylisocitrate dehydratase AcnD, translated as MNTANRKPLPGTSLDYFDARAAVDAIAPGAYDTLPYTSRVLAENLVRRCDPAILADSLKQIIERKRERDFPWFPARVVCHDILGQTALVDLAGLRDAIADGGGDPAKVNPVVPVQLIVDHSLAVECGGFDPDAFAKNRAIEDRRNEDRFHFIEWTKKAFENVDVIPPGNGIMHQINLEKMSPVIQAQDGVAFPDTCVGTDSHTPHVDALGVIAIGVGGLEAENVMLGRASWMRLPDIVGVELTGKRQPGITATDVVLALTEFLRKEKVVGAYLEFRGEGAASLTLGDRATISNMAPEYGATAAMFFIDGQTIDYLRLTGRSDEQVKLVETYAKAAGLWADTLANAQYERTLTFDLSSVVRNMAGPSNPHKRLPTSDLAARGIAGQWDEKPGEMPDGAVIIAAITSCTNTSNPRNVIAAALLARNANAKGLTRKPWVKSSLAPGSKAVELYLEEANLLPELEKLGFGIVAFACTTCNGMSGALDPKIQQEIVERDLYATAVLSGNRNFDGRIHPYAKQAFLASPPLVVAYAIAGTIRFDIEKDVLGHDQDGKPVTLKDIWPTDEEIDAIVASSVKPEQFRKVYEPMFARSADAGERAAPLYDWRAQSTYIRRPPYWEGALAGERTLKGMRPLAVLGDNITTDHLSPSNAILLDSAAGEYLAKMGLPEEDFNSYATHRGDHLTAQRATFANPTLVNEMAIVDGAVKKGSLARVEPEGKVMRMWEAIETYMNRKQPLIVIAGADYGQGSSRDWAAKGVRLAGVEAIAAEGFERIHRTNLIGMGVLPLEFKPGTNRTTLGIDGTETFDVIGERTPRADLTLVIHRKNGERVEVPMTCRLDTAEEVSIYEAGGVLQRFAQDFLESSQAA; from the coding sequence ATGAATACCGCCAACCGCAAACCCCTGCCCGGCACGTCGCTGGACTATTTCGACGCGCGTGCCGCGGTCGACGCGATCGCGCCCGGAGCCTACGACACGCTGCCGTACACGTCGCGCGTGCTCGCCGAAAACCTCGTGCGCCGCTGCGATCCGGCGATCCTCGCCGATTCGCTGAAGCAGATCATCGAGCGCAAGCGCGAACGCGATTTCCCGTGGTTCCCGGCGCGCGTGGTGTGCCACGACATCCTCGGCCAGACGGCGCTCGTCGATCTCGCCGGCCTGCGCGACGCGATCGCCGACGGCGGCGGCGACCCGGCGAAGGTGAACCCGGTCGTGCCGGTGCAACTGATCGTCGACCACTCGCTCGCCGTCGAATGCGGCGGCTTCGACCCGGACGCGTTCGCGAAGAACCGCGCGATCGAGGATCGTCGCAACGAGGATCGCTTCCACTTCATCGAGTGGACGAAGAAGGCGTTCGAGAACGTCGACGTGATCCCGCCGGGCAACGGCATCATGCATCAGATCAATCTCGAGAAGATGTCGCCGGTGATCCAGGCGCAGGACGGCGTCGCGTTCCCGGACACCTGCGTCGGCACCGACAGCCACACGCCGCACGTCGACGCGCTCGGCGTGATCGCGATCGGCGTCGGCGGGCTCGAAGCCGAGAACGTGATGCTCGGCCGCGCGTCGTGGATGCGCCTGCCCGACATCGTCGGCGTCGAGCTGACCGGCAAGCGTCAGCCCGGCATCACCGCGACCGACGTCGTGCTCGCGCTGACCGAGTTCCTGCGCAAGGAAAAGGTGGTCGGTGCGTACCTGGAATTCCGCGGCGAAGGCGCGGCGAGCCTCACGCTCGGCGATCGCGCGACGATCTCGAACATGGCGCCCGAATACGGCGCGACGGCCGCGATGTTCTTCATCGACGGCCAGACGATCGACTACCTGCGCCTCACCGGGCGCAGCGACGAGCAGGTGAAGCTCGTCGAGACCTACGCGAAGGCGGCCGGCCTGTGGGCCGATACGCTCGCGAACGCGCAATACGAGCGCACGCTGACGTTCGACCTGTCGAGCGTCGTGCGCAACATGGCCGGCCCGTCGAATCCGCACAAGCGGCTGCCGACGTCCGATCTCGCCGCGCGCGGGATCGCCGGCCAGTGGGACGAGAAGCCGGGCGAGATGCCCGACGGCGCCGTGATCATCGCCGCGATCACGAGTTGCACGAACACCAGCAACCCGCGCAACGTGATCGCCGCGGCCTTGCTCGCACGTAACGCGAACGCGAAGGGCCTCACGCGCAAGCCGTGGGTCAAGAGCTCGCTCGCGCCCGGCTCGAAGGCGGTCGAGTTGTATCTCGAAGAAGCGAACCTGCTGCCCGAGCTCGAGAAGCTCGGCTTCGGCATCGTCGCGTTCGCGTGCACGACCTGCAACGGGATGTCGGGCGCGCTCGACCCGAAGATCCAGCAGGAGATCGTCGAGCGCGACCTGTACGCGACGGCCGTGCTGTCCGGCAACCGCAACTTCGACGGCCGCATTCATCCGTATGCGAAGCAGGCGTTCCTCGCGTCGCCGCCGCTCGTCGTCGCGTATGCGATCGCCGGCACGATCCGCTTCGACATCGAGAAGGACGTGCTGGGCCACGATCAGGATGGCAAACCCGTCACGCTGAAGGACATCTGGCCGACCGACGAGGAGATCGACGCGATCGTCGCGTCGAGCGTGAAGCCCGAGCAGTTCCGCAAGGTCTACGAGCCGATGTTCGCGCGCAGCGCCGACGCCGGCGAACGCGCGGCGCCGCTGTACGACTGGCGCGCGCAGAGCACGTACATCCGCCGTCCGCCGTACTGGGAAGGCGCGCTGGCCGGCGAACGTACGCTCAAGGGCATGCGCCCGCTCGCGGTGCTCGGCGACAACATCACGACCGACCACCTGTCGCCGTCGAACGCGATCCTGCTCGATAGCGCGGCCGGCGAATATCTCGCGAAGATGGGCCTGCCGGAAGAGGACTTCAACTCGTACGCGACGCACCGGGGAGACCATCTGACCGCGCAGCGCGCGACCTTCGCGAACCCGACGCTCGTCAACGAGATGGCGATCGTCGACGGCGCGGTGAAGAAGGGCTCGCTCGCGCGCGTCGAGCCGGAAGGCAAGGTCATGCGGATGTGGGAAGCGATCGAGACGTACATGAATCGCAAGCAGCCGCTGATCGTGATCGCCGGCGCCGACTACGGCCAGGGCTCGTCGCGCGACTGGGCCGCGAAGGGCGTGCGGCTCGCGGGCGTCGAGGCGATCGCCGCCGAAGGCTTCGAGCGGATCCACCGCACCAACCTGATCGGGATGGGCGTGCTGCCGCTCGAGTTCAAGCCGGGCACCAACCGGACGACGCTCGGCATCGACGGCACCGAGACCTTCGACGTGATCGGCGAGCGCACGCCGCGCGCCGATCTGACGCTCGTGATTCACCGCAAGAACGGCGAGCGCGTCGAGGTGCCGATGACGTGCCGGCTCGATACGGCCGAGGAAGTGTCGATCTACGAGGCGGGCGGCGTGCTGCAGCGTTTCGCGCAGGACTTCCTCGAATCGTCGCAGGCGGCTTGA